One Halobacterium wangiae genomic window, TGTCGTCGACGACCGACGGCAGGTAGACGACGTCGACCTCCATCCCCCCGAGGATCTCGTCGCGAATCTCGGCGACGAAGATCGGAGCGATCGACGTCGTGTCGAAGCCGACGATGGAGTCGGACTCGCGGAGGCGTTCGAGGAACCTGACGACGGGTTTGTACGGGTTCGTCGGCTCCATCTCGCAGACGTGTGCGTCGGCGAAGAACTCCGTCTGGAGTTCGTCGGCGCGGTCGCCGAGCGTCTCGAGGAGGGGCTGCAGGTGGTCCGCGGCGTGGAGGCGCGTCCGGTAGGTCGTGACCTCGCGGGCGACGGTGGCGCCCAGCGGCGTGAGTCGGAACGAGCCCTCGTGCTGCTCGGCCAGCTCTTCGTCCTCCAGGGTGCGGATCGTCCGGCTGCGACGACGCCGTTCGTCGTCCAGCCGGGGGCGAACCAGACGCTGACGGTCACGTTCGCGCCAGCCGCGCCCGGACCACACGTCGCCACCGTCGAACTCGCACACAACGACTCCGACGCGTCGCCCAGCGTCGTCGGACTCGCCGGTAACGCCGTCGACACCACCGCACCAGCGGTCACCATCGACACCGTCGAGGGGTCCGCAGTGAACGGGACGACCGTCTACGCGAACGACACGGTCGTCGTCGACGGCACCGCTGGGGACCAGTACGGCACCGTCGATTCGGTCGTCGTCGACCTCGAGTCCACGTCCGTCCGGTACGTCCACTCGACGACCGCGAACTACGACTCGGGGACGGGCGAGTGGTCGGCCGACGTCGACCTCTCGACGCTCGTCGACGACGGCACGTACCGCGTCACCGTCCGGGCACGCGACGACAGCGGGAACGAGAACGCGACCACGGCGACGGAGAGCCTCGTCGTCGACCGGGAGCCGCCGGGGCTCGCGACGGTCCTCTCGCGGGTCAACGCGACGTTCGCCCGCGTCAACGTCACGGCGGACGAACCGCTCCAGGACGACACCCTCGACGTCACCGTCGACCGACCCGACGGCAGCAGCGTGACGGTCCCGCTCGCCCGGGCCGACGGGCGCTGGAACGGCACGTTCGAACTGGTCGGCACCCCCGGGCAGTACGAGGCCCGGGCGACCGCGCTCGACGAGGCCGGGAACCGCGGCACCGCGGACGCCACGGCGGTGTTCGAGACCGCGAGCACGGACGAGAACAACACGATCACGGTGAAGGTCGAACCGTCGAACCTCTTCGTCCGGTTCACCACGAACCAGTCGGTCAACGACACGTTCGTGACGATGACCGCGAGCAACCGCCCGCTCGCACCGCTCGTCCGCGGCAACGCTGGCGTGAACTTCATCGACGCCATCCTCGGTCCGGAACTCACGGCGAACCTCAGCTACGCCACCATCGGCATCCCGGTCGACGAAGCCGGGTTACCCGGCGGCAGCACCGTCGACGACGTGACCATCCGGTACTTCAACGAGACCGCCCACCAGTGGGAGGACGTCCCGACGACCGTCGAGACGGTGACGCTCCGGGACGGCACCACCGGCGAGTACTGGGTCGCGAACGTCTCGCACTTCTCGACCTACGGCGCCGTCGCCGTCGACACGACCGCGCCCACCGTCACGAGCCTGACCCCGACTCCCGGCCACGAGTTCCCGGCGGGCACGACCTCGACGACGCTCGAGATCGACTACGCGGACGCGCTGAGTGGCGTCGACACGAGCGCGGTCAGCCTGACCTACGACGGCGTCGACGTCACCGACGACAGCGCCACCAGCGTCACGAGTACGGGTGTGACGTACACCCCGACGGGGCTCGCGAACGGGTCGAGTTACACGCTGGCGGTGACCGTCGAGGACTACGCCGGGAACAGCCACACAGAGACGCTGTCGTTCGACGTGGCGGACCCGGCCGTCAGCCAGCCACCGTCGAACCCGGGGACCAGCGACCCGTCGCCGCCGACGAGTTCGCCACCGGCCACGCCCACGCCGCCAGTCGACCCACCGGAGACGGAGCGGCCGGCGCCGGCCGTCGACGTCTCGCCGCGGCTCGACGGCGGCTTCGACGCCACCGTCACGGACGCCCGGGCGAACGAGCGCGTTACGTTCGCGGTGCCAGCCGGAGCCGTCGCGTCCGACGGCGTCTCGCTCGACGCGCTCGACGTGACCGCGGCGGTCGACGGCGACCTCGCGTTCCAGGTCACGGGCAGTCGCGACCGGCCCACCGGGAGCCGAGCGTTCGACGAGGCGGCAGGAGTCCCGCTGGTCTTCCTGAACGTCTCCCACCCGACCGTCTCCGACGACCAGATCGCGAACGCGACGTTCCACCTCACCGTCTCGCGGGACCGCCTCGCCGACGGCACGTCGCCCTCTGACCTCGTGCTCTACCGCGACCACGGTGGTGCGTGGACCGCCCTGGAGACGCGAGTCGTCGAGAGCACGACCGACGCGGTCGTCCTCGAGGTCGCGTCGCCCGGACTGTCGGTGTTCGCGCTCGCCGCGCGCCAGCCGACCACGACGGCGCAGCCGACGACCGTCGACTCGACGACCACGACGACTGCGCCGACCACCACCCCGTCGAACCAGGAGACGGGCGTCGATTCGGGTTCGTCGGGGACGACGGTCACCGTCTTCCTCGGGTTGCTCGCCGTCCTCTCGCTGCTCGCGGTGGCGTTCCACCGCCGGCGGTCCTGAGAACGGCCCGCCGTTCGGTTAGTCGCGTTCGGCGACCGACGCCTCCTCCCTGAGGACGGTGACGGACACCTCGTTGCCCGTCTCCTCGTGGATCTCTTGCTGGAGTCGCGTCGCTGTCAACGACGAGTCCTCGGTGACGGTGACGGTCACGCTCGTCGGCGTCCGCGAGAAGAGGTTGGTCTCGTAGGACACCGACTGGGAGAGGATCGTTCCACTGTTGGCCTCCACCGCGCGCTCGACGTCCTCCTCGAAGGCGGCGTTCTGGGTCGCGTCGATGGTGGTCGCGACGAGGAACGACGAGAGGACGAGCACGCAGACGAGCAGGACGCCGACCTGCATGATCGCCCCGCTCCGGGCGAGTCGCTCCTCGCGGTACCGCTTGGGTCGATAGCCCCGGATCCACAGGACGGCCATGCACGCGAGGTTGATGCAGAGGACGTTGACGAGGACGAGGATGGTCGTGCTCACCGCGAGCACGGGGTTGGCGAAGGCGGCCCCGACACCGACGGCGGCGGCCGGAGGGATGAGCGCCGCGGCGATCATCACGCCGACCAGGACGGCGCTCGTGCCAGTGGTGAACGCCAGTGCGCCCGCGATCCCCGAGGCGAGCGCGATGACGATGGAGAGCGCACCGGGGTTCATCCGCTGGGCGATCTGCTCGTGTGTCTGTATCTCGATGCCGCTCCCGATGGTGTAGCGGACCACGAGCGCGAACGCCAGCGCGCTGGCGATCGCGAGGCCGACCCCGAGGAACTGCGCGCGGATGCCCCTGCGGAACAGCTGGGGTTCGTGTATCATCCGCCCGACGCTCGCGCCGATGGCGGGTCCGAGCAGCGGCGCGATGACCATCGACCCGACGATGACCGCCGCGCTGTCGGTCAGCAGTCCCGCCGTGGCGACGACGGCGCTGAGAGCGATCAGGACGAGATAGCTCGGGCCGGTGTCGGTCATCTCCTGGGCCCGGGAGAGCAACTCCTCCTGGGCGATGCGAGTGTCGTCCGCCGACTCGTCGGCGACGCCAGTGGACTCGTCACTTCCCTCGTACCGGTAGGAGGCGAGCGTCTCGAGGTCGCCGACGGCGACGAACCCCCGCTCCTGGATGCCGAGGTCGCGGAGTCCGTCCATCAGCTGGGTCGTGTCCGCCGTCGAGACCGGGACGAACAGCATCGCCTCGTAATCCCGGTCCGACGCCTCCTCGACGAGCGTGTAGTCGAACTCCGAGTCCTCCAGGAACGAGAGGACAGATTCGCGCTCACCGCTGGGGACTGGAAACTGTACGAGCCGCATACGGAGGGGACGGTTTCCAGTTCAATAGGGGCGTCGCCGCCACCTCACGTCCGCCTGGAGCGACTGTGCCGCCGCACACGGCGCCCCAGATCCGTCGCTGCAAGCAACTACGGCGTCGCCTCCTGGAACTCGACGGTTCGGACCCGGACGGCGACGGAGCGGCCGGTTCGGCGCTCTATCTCGGCAGCGATCTCGTCGGCGAAGTCCGGCGGCGGCGCGTCGTCGGGGTCGGTGTCGCTGAGCACCACGGTGACAGTCTGCGATTCGGCGAACAGGGAGGGGCTGACGTACTCGCTGCGGACCGCCACCACAGTCAGGTCCTGGTGGGCGGGGTCGTCGACGAGTTCGTGGACGGCGGCGTTGGCGTCTCGTTCGAACGCGACCTGCTGGGCCGAGGCCCCGGCAGTGCCCAGGACGACGGCCGCGAGGACGGCGACCACCGCGACGAGCAGCGCCGCCTCCCGCAGCGTCTGGAACTCGAGGACACTGCCGCGCCCGGTGAGGTCGGGTCGGTAGAGCGCCCACAGCGCCAGTAAACAGGCGACGTTGATCGCGACGACGGTCACGATTAGCAGGGCGAGGGTCCCCGCCCAGACGAGCGGCCGGTTCCAGACGATTCCGAGGCCGGAGGCGGCCGCAGTCGGGATCAGGGCCGCCGCGATCATCACGCCGATGAGGGACATCGGCCCCTTCGTCGTCAGGCCGATGCCGCCCGCCGCGCCAGCGGCCAGACCGACGATCACGGCGAGCATGTTCGGGGCGAGTCGCACCCCGACCAGTTCGATCGTGCTCAGATCGAGCACCGGCGGCGCGAACCGGAATACCTGCAGGGCGACTCCGAGGGCCGTCGAAGCGAGCACCGCGACCGCCAGTCCCAGCGCCTGCATACGGAGGCTGCCGGCGACCATCTGCCGGTCGCCGGTGATCACCCCGACGTTCGTCGTCAACACCGGTCCGACGACGGGTGCGATGACCATCGACCCGACGACGATGGCCGGCGAGTCCACGAGCAGGCCCGCGGTCGCAATCAGCGCACTGAGGACCATCAGCGCGTAGTACGAGACGTCGTCCTGGCTGAGGTCCCTCGCCTTCGACCGGAGTTCGGGCATCGTGAGCGGGTCAAAGTCCCGACTGTACCGCTGCTCGAGTGTCTCCCAGGTCGAGGTCATCGCGGTCTCGCCCCTGGAGACGACGGTGTACTGTTCGGTGTCGAC contains:
- a CDS encoding DUF389 domain-containing protein, giving the protein MRILYVRVPEDRRDEVLESLADMDVEYAVLGSGSLADVPESAEPVAGVSEEDVLLQIPIPGDAVGPVLDALEDAGVDTEQYTVVSRGETAMTSTWETLEQRYSRDFDPLTMPELRSKARDLSQDDVSYYALMVLSALIATAGLLVDSPAIVVGSMVIAPVVGPVLTTNVGVITGDRQMVAGSLRMQALGLAVAVLASTALGVALQVFRFAPPVLDLSTIELVGVRLAPNMLAVIVGLAAGAAGGIGLTTKGPMSLIGVMIAAALIPTAAASGLGIVWNRPLVWAGTLALLIVTVVAINVACLLALWALYRPDLTGRGSVLEFQTLREAALLVAVVAVLAAVVLGTAGASAQQVAFERDANAAVHELVDDPAHQDLTVVAVRSEYVSPSLFAESQTVTVVLSDTDPDDAPPPDFADEIAAEIERRTGRSVAVRVRTVEFQEATP
- a CDS encoding Ig-like domain-containing protein, giving the protein MCVGEELRLEFVGAVAERLEEGLQVVRGVEARPVGRDLAGDGGAQRRESERALVLLGQLFVLQGADRPAATTPFVVQPGANQTLTVTFAPAAPGPHVATVELAHNDSDASPSVVGLAGNAVDTTAPAVTIDTVEGSAVNGTTVYANDTVVVDGTAGDQYGTVDSVVVDLESTSVRYVHSTTANYDSGTGEWSADVDLSTLVDDGTYRVTVRARDDSGNENATTATESLVVDREPPGLATVLSRVNATFARVNVTADEPLQDDTLDVTVDRPDGSSVTVPLARADGRWNGTFELVGTPGQYEARATALDEAGNRGTADATAVFETASTDENNTITVKVEPSNLFVRFTTNQSVNDTFVTMTASNRPLAPLVRGNAGVNFIDAILGPELTANLSYATIGIPVDEAGLPGGSTVDDVTIRYFNETAHQWEDVPTTVETVTLRDGTTGEYWVANVSHFSTYGAVAVDTTAPTVTSLTPTPGHEFPAGTTSTTLEIDYADALSGVDTSAVSLTYDGVDVTDDSATSVTSTGVTYTPTGLANGSSYTLAVTVEDYAGNSHTETLSFDVADPAVSQPPSNPGTSDPSPPTSSPPATPTPPVDPPETERPAPAVDVSPRLDGGFDATVTDARANERVTFAVPAGAVASDGVSLDALDVTAAVDGDLAFQVTGSRDRPTGSRAFDEAAGVPLVFLNVSHPTVSDDQIANATFHLTVSRDRLADGTSPSDLVLYRDHGGAWTALETRVVESTTDAVVLEVASPGLSVFALAARQPTTTAQPTTVDSTTTTTAPTTTPSNQETGVDSGSSGTTVTVFLGLLAVLSLLAVAFHRRRS
- a CDS encoding TIGR00341 family protein, with amino-acid sequence MRLVQFPVPSGERESVLSFLEDSEFDYTLVEEASDRDYEAMLFVPVSTADTTQLMDGLRDLGIQERGFVAVGDLETLASYRYEGSDESTGVADESADDTRIAQEELLSRAQEMTDTGPSYLVLIALSAVVATAGLLTDSAAVIVGSMVIAPLLGPAIGASVGRMIHEPQLFRRGIRAQFLGVGLAIASALAFALVVRYTIGSGIEIQTHEQIAQRMNPGALSIVIALASGIAGALAFTTGTSAVLVGVMIAAALIPPAAAVGVGAAFANPVLAVSTTILVLVNVLCINLACMAVLWIRGYRPKRYREERLARSGAIMQVGVLLVCVLVLSSFLVATTIDATQNAAFEEDVERAVEANSGTILSQSVSYETNLFSRTPTSVTVTVTEDSSLTATRLQQEIHEETGNEVSVTVLREEASVAERD